The segment TGGTGCACGTCCGTATAGGCCGCCGGACCTGCGCAGGCCGGAGGGCTCCGCGCGATGGCGGATTGCAAAGGGTTGCGGATTATTTCAAGATCGGTGGCCGCCGCGTTTTTGCGACGTAGCTATCCGGGATACGTTAAGGATCAGACATCGGCAAAGCGGGCCATCACAGCGGAACCTTTTCAAATCGTTTTGCCAGAGACTGGTTCTGCGCCACGATAGCGGGATCGGGTGGGATCGGGCCGCGCAGCCTAGCGGCGATCTCTTGGTCTACCATCTCAGGCAGAACCTGCGGAAAAACCGGGCCGCCGATCGAATCACCGGGGTTCAAACCATGCGGCCAGGCGACCTGCAGCTCCTTTCCCGTGGGCGTGTAGCGGGCATCGTCGCCGCACCAGCGCGTCGCCAACGCCCGGCGGTTCACGGTTTTCCCCGAGGTCCCACGCGAGCCGTGCAGCGTAAGCGCATGGAAGAGGACGGCATCGCCTGGCTGCATATCCCAGCTCGCGATCTTATATTTGCTGCGCAGGTCCTCGGGATCGGGCGTAGCGTCCATCTGTGCGACCGACTTCACGATTCCTCCGACGCCAAGCGGACGGAACCGTTGTGGCCAGCGATGCGACCCCACGACAAATTCCAGTCCAGACCGGTTGGCACTCACCGGATCGACCGAGGTCCAGACCGAGGCGATCTGATTTCCCGTCAGTGGGAAGAAAGTGAAATCGTGGTGCCAGGGCGTGCGCTCGGAGTTGTAGGCCTGCTTGACGAAAATCTGGTCGCAAAAGAAGTTGAGCCTGTCAGTCCTCAGCACTTGTTTGACAAGATGAGCCGATGGCCCAAAAAGCGAGAAATCGCGCAGATGATCGTTCGTATGCCAGGTATAGGCATCGCTGCGGAACAGGGGCTCGGCCGGGGTGGTCGTGGCGGCCTCGTCGATCCCGCAGACCTCGTTCAGACCGTGTCTAAGCTTATCGACCCATTCGGGCGAATAGAGGTTCCGGACGATGATGACACCATCGGACCAGAACTGTTCGATCTCGGCATCGCTGAGAAGGTTGGGCGGCTGGCTAGGCTCTCGCATGGTCAGTCCTTCTTTGGGGGTGGGAGAATTTGGTCTCAAGTTCAGATAGACAAGTCGTCCAGCAGGTTTTTCAAAACCCTTCGTTGGCTGTCCGGCAGCGGAGCCTGCGGCGGGATCGGGTCGCCGATGTCGTAACCTTGCAAGGACAGGCCGGCCTTGACGCAAGCGGCGAGGTTGAAGCGGTTGAACACCTCGTTCAGCGCCCAGAGCTTTTTCTGAATCATCAGCGCCTGATCCCATTCCCCGGCGACGCAAAGGCGATAGAGTTGCACGCATTGCTCCGGCACGAGGCAGGCCGGGCCTGCCATCCAGCCGCGCCCGCCGATCATCATGACGGCGGTGGGGATGTGAGACGAAGCGGCGAAAACGTCGATCTGCCCTTTGGTGCGTGTAAGGATCGACAACAGCCGACCGGTGTTGGACGAGGCATCCTTGATATAGTTTATGCGCTCATGCGTCGCGAGCCGCGCGATCAGGTCGAGTGACAGGTCAATCCGCTGGAAATTGGGGTTGGTGTAGATGACAATCGGCAGATCGACGGCATCGGCGATCGCGCGGAAGTATCCCTCTACGTCGGACTCGGTCAGTGGGAAATAGGCGTCAATGACGGCGATGATGCCATCGGCACCCAGACCCTCATAGGTCGTGGCCTGGGAAACGGCATCCGCGGTGCTTGTCGACGACACTCCCGCGATGACCGGGACGCGCCCTTTGGCCGCCTTGACCGTCGTTCTGACGACGTCCGCCCGCTGGGCCGCATCGAGATAGGCAAATTCGCCGGTGGATCCCAGAGCCGCCAGGCCATGCACGCCCTTGCCGATGAGGTCGTCGCACAGGGTTGCCAGAACATCCCGGCGTACCGTGCCGTCACCGTTCACAGGTGAGACGATGTAGGGAAAGACGCCTTCAAACTGCGGCATGACGAACTCCTGAAGCGGCTGGTGTGAGAAAGGATTTTATGTCGCGGGTCTGGTCGCCGATCCTGTCGGGGCAAACGGCCACGTGTCCGGAAATCAGCCGACGCGCCACCATATGCTCGGCCGGTTGGTTGACGGATTCCACGGCAAAGAGCGTGTCGTTCCGGAAGCTGAACAACGAGAACCGGTTCTGATCCGGCGCGCCCCGCAGCACCTGAAGGTCGGCCTTGCCGGTGAGGCCCGCAATCTGCAGCTTGTCATTGCCCTGATCGCTCCAGAACCATGGCAGCGCGGTATAAGGCTCGGGCTGACCGGTGAGCCGAAGTGCCAACGTCCGGGCGTGGTCATTGGCATTCTGGACGCTCTCAAGCCGGATCGGGGTCGGGAAATAGGGTGTCGGAAAGTTGGCGCAATCGCCGACAGCCGAGATGGCGGGGTCCGATGTGGAAAGATACTGGTCGACCACCACGCCATTCGCGGTGTCCAGCCCCGCGCTCTCTGCGAGCGCCGTATCGGGCAGGACGCCGATACCGGCGACGACAATGTCCGCTTTGAGTTCGGCGCCGGACGCAAGCCGGATTTGCGTATGATTCCCGACCTTGATCATGTTGACGATTTCCGCGCCAAGATGAAATCGGACGCCCGCCTCTTGATGGCGCCGCAAGAAAAAGGATGAAACCTGCGCGGATGCGGCGCGGCTCATCAAGGCCGGAGCCATGTCGACCACATCGACGACCTTGCCGTGTTCCGCGGCGAACGCCGCAAACTCGAGCCCGATGAACCCTGCGCCGATGACACAGAGCCGGTTTGCCGAGGGCAGCATGGCACGCAGTGTTTCGGCATCCTCGATCGATTTGAGATACCGCACATCCCCGTCCGGGGAGGAGAGACGCCGGGTAAAGGTGCCCGTCGCCAGAACGAGGTGATCGTAGGCAAGCTGGGCGCCGGAGTGTAGGCTGACGTTCTGCCTGACTCGGTCGATGAAGGCGGCCCGTTCCGTGACCATCGTGATGCCCTGCTGCGCAAAAGCATTGTCCTCGCGAAAAAACAGGGCCGCGCGGTGGCCGGATTTCAGGAACCCCTTGGACAGTGGGGGCCGTTGGTACGGCTGCTCCGCCTCGCCGTTGATCAGAACGATCTCTCCTGCGTGGCCGTTATTGCGCAGAGAAAAGGCGAGCTGACATCCAGCGTGTCCCGCTCCCACTATCACGATGCGCAACTTCGAGGGCATATCCGTCTGACCCGACATCAGTACTGGGTCGCAGGAATGTGCAGGATGAGGCTGTCGATGTTGTCCGACAGTTCGATCTGGCAAGAGAGCCTGCTGGTTTCTTTCAATTCCGAGGCAACCAACGACAGCATCTCCATCTCCTCTTCCGAGGCTGGCGGCAACTTGTCCATATCGGCCTCGTCGACGTAGACGTGGCATGTACCGCAGGACAGCGCGCCGCCGCATTCCGCCTCGATGCCGCGCACGCCCTTCAGCCGCGCGACGTTCATGGCCGAGGTTGGAGTCTCGGTCAGGTGCTCTTCGCGTTCGCCCGCCGGAAGTACGAAAGTCAGTTTTGTCATTGCCGCATCTCTTTTCTCGCCTGTTCAGGCGTTTTCGATTGCCGGGCCCTGCACGGGCTTTGCCGCCAGCTGGTCGGCCAGCAGAATGTCGCGGGCCTCGTTCGGGTCCAGCGCATGCTCTACAATCAGGTCGCTGCACTCACCGATCATCCGGTCGACCCCATCCATCATTTTGATCCGCTTGTAGATATCGTCGGCATGCAGGCCCATGCTCTGGCCAATGATCTCCATGACGTTGATGATCTCGAACGACAC is part of the Puniceibacterium sp. IMCC21224 genome and harbors:
- a CDS encoding phytanoyl-CoA dioxygenase family protein, with product MREPSQPPNLLSDAEIEQFWSDGVIIVRNLYSPEWVDKLRHGLNEVCGIDEAATTTPAEPLFRSDAYTWHTNDHLRDFSLFGPSAHLVKQVLRTDRLNFFCDQIFVKQAYNSERTPWHHDFTFFPLTGNQIASVWTSVDPVSANRSGLEFVVGSHRWPQRFRPLGVGGIVKSVAQMDATPDPEDLRSKYKIASWDMQPGDAVLFHALTLHGSRGTSGKTVNRRALATRWCGDDARYTPTGKELQVAWPHGLNPGDSIGGPVFPQVLPEMVDQEIAARLRGPIPPDPAIVAQNQSLAKRFEKVPL
- a CDS encoding dihydrodipicolinate synthase family protein, coding for MPQFEGVFPYIVSPVNGDGTVRRDVLATLCDDLIGKGVHGLAALGSTGEFAYLDAAQRADVVRTTVKAAKGRVPVIAGVSSTSTADAVSQATTYEGLGADGIIAVIDAYFPLTESDVEGYFRAIADAVDLPIVIYTNPNFQRIDLSLDLIARLATHERINYIKDASSNTGRLLSILTRTKGQIDVFAASSHIPTAVMMIGGRGWMAGPACLVPEQCVQLYRLCVAGEWDQALMIQKKLWALNEVFNRFNLAACVKAGLSLQGYDIGDPIPPQAPLPDSQRRVLKNLLDDLSI
- a CDS encoding NAD(P)/FAD-dependent oxidoreductase produces the protein MPSKLRIVIVGAGHAGCQLAFSLRNNGHAGEIVLINGEAEQPYQRPPLSKGFLKSGHRAALFFREDNAFAQQGITMVTERAAFIDRVRQNVSLHSGAQLAYDHLVLATGTFTRRLSSPDGDVRYLKSIEDAETLRAMLPSANRLCVIGAGFIGLEFAAFAAEHGKVVDVVDMAPALMSRAASAQVSSFFLRRHQEAGVRFHLGAEIVNMIKVGNHTQIRLASGAELKADIVVAGIGVLPDTALAESAGLDTANGVVVDQYLSTSDPAISAVGDCANFPTPYFPTPIRLESVQNANDHARTLALRLTGQPEPYTALPWFWSDQGNDKLQIAGLTGKADLQVLRGAPDQNRFSLFSFRNDTLFAVESVNQPAEHMVARRLISGHVAVCPDRIGDQTRDIKSFLTPAASGVRHAAV
- a CDS encoding 2Fe-2S iron-sulfur cluster-binding protein, with amino-acid sequence MTKLTFVLPAGEREEHLTETPTSAMNVARLKGVRGIEAECGGALSCGTCHVYVDEADMDKLPPASEEEMEMLSLVASELKETSRLSCQIELSDNIDSLILHIPATQY